The genomic interval GAGCTGGCCGACATACAGACATGGCCAGAGCCTCTTGTCCCCAACCCAAAGCCCCGAGGGCCAGTCGTACGGGTGCGCAAGGCACACCGAGCTCCACTCTGTCCTCCCCgggtggagggaaggggcagggagcCCTGAGCCCAAAACCCAGGACCTGTTACTtattacagaaacacagaggaCAGTGTTTGTACTTCCAACCAGAAAGCCCCCGGCAGAatttctccctgtccccagggaatATGCTGTCCCATCTGCAGGGACACGGTGCCGGTGCCAGGTCACCAGCCCGGTTCCTGGGGTCCATCTCTCCCAGACGTGCTTGGGAGGGTGTGAGCATCGCGCTCAGTTGCATCAAGTGCAagtgctattttttccccttcttggaattaacatattttaatgaGGTTTATAGATGTGGTAAATACATACACGCACAGAGCAAAGGAACGGCGTGCCCTGGATAAGGACGTGGTGTGTTTGCAAGgtggcagaggagaaggggggggatttttttctcgTCTCCATAATTATTGCAGGAACGGTAAACAGCAGGATGGGAAGGTTTCAGGGCAGTGAAGCTGTTCTAAGAAATCCCATGTATTTTACATCCTTTAAATGATTTTCATAACAACTCACTAACATCCCCGCTAGGATGCCCACCTCACTAACAGGGAAAATGGGAGACGTAAGGCTCAGCTAATTTTCCATGTGCACAGCGCAAGATTTGCCCTCTCcaaacattgtttaaaaatagagcCACGTTTACCGAGAACTGGGAGCAGGACCCTGGTCCTGTTAGGAGCAAGGGTTCAGGGAGAGCAGCGGGCTCCTTTTCTGGAGTGATTCAGAGCACAGAATTGCACCCTTTGTCCAAAATCCAGACCCACTACAAGCAGCACAAACTGAtcccctctgctgcagccagccttGCTCTCCAGGGAATTACAGGGAGGGATTAATGTTGTGTAATTAAGCAAGGGGAGGCCGTATGGGAAGCGCCTGGTGCGGCTGTAAATCCACCACAGCCACCCCTCGCTCCTCATGCCCGGCCACGGCTGACACACATTGCCAGGCGGCGTGAGGAAGCGGgggaagattaaaaattaaaatgctataggaaattttaatcatattttttgGTTCAATCACAAACGTGGTGCTTGAGATCATTCCCCACGGTGGTGATGAATTTCCACTCGTTGGTGATTCACGCGGCTAATTTGATTTACGGTGCAGCGGCAGGGGGTACGTGTACTCACAGACCAGGACCACGCTCTGTCAGTGTGTGTCTCTGGCCAAATATTAATAGATGTTTGGGCTGTCTTCACACCCGGCTCTCCCATGCTGAGTGACCTTCAGGGCATGCCCGCCTTTGATGTGCATTGCTTTGGAGCAGAATTGATCCTGCAGGCACTTCAAACACAGTCTGCCTTCGTTTGCCTCCTGTGCAAACTCTGATTAATGGGCAAAatgtctgtctctctttttttcctgaccacCGAAGGAATCAAAACAAAGGCTGGCAGCCCCTGATTAACCATTACCCTTTCCACGGCTGTTCCCAACGCCAGGATCATACTCTGCTCTCCTTTGCCACCACCATGCAGGTCATCCGCTGTTGCCGCTctgttaaaattaaaaccacGGTAGACTAGAAGCAAACTTTTGATGACATTTATTGCATGCAAATAGGAATTGCTTCATCTTCCTGTTTGAATTATGTCTTCCTGCTTGGGAAGACAGGACACAGGACTACCTGCCTGCCCCTCGCACTTGCAGTAGGACCCATCCCCAGGGTCCCGGAGACCTGTGAGATGTTTCATGGACCAGGAGAAATGTGGTGGCACTGGAGAAAGCCTCGTCCTCCTCATGGGATGAGCAAGCCATGGAAAACCAGACCAAGCTGTCTGCTTGGTTTAACTGCACCATGTAGATGGATGAAGGAAGGACCCGACGCGTCTCCGGTGCTGAACCCCCAgagggtgcagggctgggccCGCAGGTATCTTAAAGCCCAACGCCCTGCTCAGTGCCCATGCTGCCAGGCTGATCACCAGGAGCTAAGGCCACACCGTCCTGATGTTGTCCATCTCCAACGAGCATCCACCACGGCGGGTGGCTCAGCCGAGGACCTCAGCTGAGACACGCAGGCGAGGACTAACAGCACGAGGACGGTGAGCGGATAAATGGGGGCTGCTCCACCACTTTGCCTGCCTCACACCAAAGAAAGCCCTGggacatttttattacagagacAAATCAAACCGTGCCTCTCCCGCAGGCTGGGGCAGGTCTGGGTTGGTCAGTGGTGTAAAACTGGATTTCCTTGAGGGATCCCATAGCAAACCCCAGAAACGACCCCCCAGGAGTGTGAAAGGCGCTTTAGCATCATGCTGCCGTGGAGCTACATcccagagagaggagatgaCAGCGATGACAAATGACACTTGCCCTATAATTACGACCAGACTCCGATGCAGTGAGTACTGCTGCATTATTAAGAGCAACCAAAAATACTCCCAGCTTAGTCATTAGCTGGCCTGGGCTACGCAGCGAGCAGCCGCTGGGGCTGTCTCACCCCCGTGCTtgcagaggggaaagggggagacATTAAAATGGTTTGCAGCTATTTTTACGCATCCTTTGTTCTGTGCGGTCGAGGTCCCGGGGTGAGCAGAGCACCTCCAGAGGCTTTGGGCTACTGACGGGGGAAAATTGCATTAGGATAATATTAATtgccttagcataagtgtaacAGCTTACTCTaagccagcagagctgaagcaaAGCACGAGATCAGGGGAACCCGCAGGTGTAGCTTTGCTTCATAGCCAAGGTGGGATCTTGAAAAATGGCTTCAATGCAAAGGGTGCGAGGAGGAGGGCATGGAGGTAGGGTGGGCTTCGCAAAGCCCAGGTTGAAGCCTCACACGGTGTAACAGCTACCCTTTGGTGCTGCCACAAAGGCTGTGTTTGAAAGCTTGTGGACCAGTAGTCTCCAGAAATGCTGACATCTTCATTAACTAATGATGTGGACGATGGGGCAgggtgcaccctcagcaagttggCAGAGgacaccaaactgggagcaGTGGCTGATGcaccagagggttgtgctgccatccagagggacctggacaggtGGGAGAAATGGGCTGAGAGAGACCTCgtgaagttcagcaaggggAAGGGCCAAGTCCTGCCCTTGGGTAGGAACAGCCCCAGGCACCAGGACATGctggggccacccagctggaaagcagcttggcagagatggccctgggggtcctggaGCAGACCAAGCTGACTGTGGGCCAGCAATGCACTCACTTTCACAGCAAAGAAGACCACCAGCTTCCTGAGCTGCATCAGGCAGAGCATCACCAGCATGTCAAGGAGCagattctgcccctctgctcagcactggtgtgTCGTGTACCACATTGGGCTCCCCGGTACAAGAGAGATATGGACGCGGTGGAGTCAGTTCAGCAAAGGCTAAGagcctggagcatctctccgatgaggagaggctgagagagctgggatggttcagcctggagaggtgAGGGTTCAGGGAGATCTTGTCCATGTGGATAAATGCTTGATGGAGAGGGGTAAAGGAGACAGGGCCAGATGCTTCTCCAAGgtgacaagaggcaatgggcataAATTGAAATATAGGAAATTCTccttaaacataagaaaatactattttactGTGAGGATGCTCAAACATGGGAgattgctcagagaggttgtggagtctccatccttggagatattcaaagccCAACTAGACATGGCTTGGAGCAGCCTCCTCCCACTGGTCCTGCTGGACCAGGAGGTTGGAggagatgacctccagaggtgcctccagccccggcgactCGGTGTTTCTGTGGCTGCGAGCCCCTAGTCAGACCGTATTCCCAGCTGTGCCATGCTGTGCCGTGGCTCTgctctccatcctcctccccgTGACGTGGGACATGTCCTGACCCTTGCCAAGGTTTTTTGACATCTACTACAGAGAAGCGCTAGCTGAGAGACAGGAACAACCATTATGATTTCCTCCGGCAGATCTTCCTAGATCTAATAACCCAGACAGTTTATTGACTTCTTTAGTTAACTGGAGTAATCTTCTCTCACTTCTGCACTGCCGTGTTTGCCTTGCAGCTTTTCCAAATACATGTCTACACCAAAAAATACCCCATGAGCATCATTTCTTCTAACTCGTTGAACCTACCCCTCTGATATATTCTGGGTCTGATCCAGCAACATGACCATTTAATTGAGCAATGCTTTTCCCCATCCCTTGCAGAGCCGCAGTGTGGCAGGCAGGAGCCGGGCTCCATCCTGGCACCGGGACCAGGCATGGCCGGGACCAGACAACCCCCCTGTGCCCTAGGAGCATCCAGACAAtatggggcaggcaggggctgttctgctccctgATTGCTTTTacatgttatttctgcatgAGTTTAGCCCCAAAACATGACTTTGAATTAAAATCCAAAGGCCCTGGCAATctgtaaatggatttttaatttttttagaagtcAAAATAATCTCCCTTTTTTTGTTCATGTCACATGGGTCTTTCCATGTGGGTTTTTAGCTGACCCTTCCCTGCTATTTTAGTTTTTGGGGCAGAAAGGTCTCACCAACTGCTCCTGAAGGGATCCCAAAGCCTTGCAGCAGCCTGCTTCTCTACAGACCCTTGCTCTCCAAAAGCCCTTATaagaaaatcagcagaaagACGGACAAAGTACCAATGTTTTTGGGTCCATATGAAGCAGTTTGGGCGCACTTTAGGTCCCAGCCCCACAAAGTGCCAAAGCAGCTGCACCAAAGCCCATCTGTGCTCTTCCCTCCTGAGCTGTCTTCAGGCAAAGTGGCGTTCAGCTACTAAAAGATTAGTCGACAGCTTctacctttccctttttttctgcacactTGACAAGAGATACTACATGGACACTACATTTTGGGTCTTTTGGTTTGATTTATTCTCTAGATTATGAAGAGAAACTTGAAGCAAAATTTCATCAAGCAGTTCAAGAAGACAAACGCAAAATTTCATCATCCTGGGAGTTATTTCTTATTAAACTTCTTGTCTGGTGATCTGGACTCACAAATTCCAGGGTGATTagtttgttttctctattttgttaataaaatgtgatataataatgcttttttgttgCATTGGAGACATTCACCTTTCAAAAAACCTGCTGTAGCAATGAGTGTTGCACTGAAATGCTATCGGTGTCCAGGCAGGCGGCCACAGGCTCTGCCAGAGCTCGCCCGCAGAAGAGGGAATTTTCCATCGGATTTAAACTTTGCAGCTCAAATTAATCCCCACggctgtttcttttcctgttgtttgaGTGATTCCTTTGTATTGTTTGGCTGCCATGGAATAAAACGGTGTCAGTCACCAAGAGGCTGTTCACCCTCCTGCCAAAATCCCAGTCACTACATCACCTCCCCAAGCAAAGTTCCCCACTTGCAAGCACCCAAGCCAAGAATTTAGAGCAAACCGTGGGAAGAGCAAGgacgggatgggatgggatagTGTAAACAAGTGAGTCACAGCAGCCTCCTGGCCTCAGCCCCAGTGGGTCCCAGCTATGGGGCTCCTGGCACTGCTGTGGGGCTGCCCATCCAGCCGCCATGAccctctccccccaaaacccctttTGCCGAGTGCATTTGCAGTGTTGGTTGAGGCAGgagccccctccagcccccagcagcatggagcatggggggaaaaaaataaaaatattgaaacagagcagtcccagggctgcaggaggtTCATTGCCAGTCACTTTTTGGTGATTTGAGAGAGATTTGGTGCGTACGTGTAAGGAATTGCACCGCGGCCACAGGAAAGCAACCCTCAGAGCCTGGCTGGGACAAGCCTGGCTGGCAGTGCTGAGCATCCCTGGCCTGACACCTGTGAACTGCCCTACTATGTGGCCAAAAAAGGGTGCAAGTGCAGAGGTCCTGGCTGTTTCTATCAGCCCTGCCCAAACGCAATCCTGGCTCCCAGCCATTCATCCTGCGGCTGGATGCCGGGTGATGCTCTGCTCTGGGTGGGCGTTATAATTCAGGCTTCTCTCAGCAAATACCATTTAATGCCCTCTACTGAGGGTCTCCTTCCACTGCAGGGACTAGCATGAAATCAaacctcttctctcttttcctccagcCCTCTCCTCCAGGAGAAATCACATCCTTTGCTGGGAACTGGCTTGCTCAGCCAAGGGCTGTGAGCGCTCTTGACCAGAGGCGTGGCGGCTGAGGCAGTGCCAGATGTGCTCACGTGCAGCCAGATGTAGTGGTGCTCAGAGCTAGATGCTCAAAAACATCAGAGGAGCCCTGAAGAGGCTGGAGGAGCCCAGGGAAGAGTTAACCCCACACCTGCAACAACCGCAACACCTTCTGTTGACATTCCTTCAAAACCCAAGCAGAAcaccaaattatttcagaaaaaaaaatgtgggtttcCTATTTTCTGAtccatttttcatcagaaaggaGTTTGATCACCCAACAGGTACCTGACCAGCCACACATGCCCCACTCCCAGGCTCCCTCAGTTTCTGTTTACAAGAATGTTCCCTCCTGGGTCACTGCACTGGTAAGCAaggcaacaacaaaacaagcaatgaCCTGACGGTGACATGCGAGGTTTTGCCAGGACGGTGACAACTTCTTCCATCACATACCACCGAAAGGGAGCACCAAGCAAAAAGTGACTTAGCAatgtggggaggggagagccaCTGTCTCCCCCAGCATGCCTGTGGGGGTTTGCAATGCTTCCAGCACCCTATGTCAGCTCTTTGAGAGCCGTGTTACAACACGCTGGGGCCAGGTGTGTGCTTGGCTGGGAGAAACCAGTGTTTGTGTCACTGACCGCCTGGGGATTGCGAGGGACGCAGGGGATGACCCTGGGGATGTAGGAAGGGCTCTGCCTATATAAAGCACAAGGAAGGGCAGAGACAGCACGTTTCGGCTCCTCTCTGCTCACTGTTTAGTTGCGATTTTCTCCCTGGAGGAggaaattcttgattttttttttcctgcttggcAGCACGGGTGAGAATGGATCCTGGATCGGCTGGGGTGCTCGttatcctcttcctcctctccatcctgTGGTTCCTGGTCTGGAGAAGCAATAAGAAGAGAAGCCAGCTGCCGCCTGGACCAGCCCCATGGCCCGTTCTGGGCAACCTATGGCAAAAGGATGTCCTGCCCCTCTACAGGACCTACAAGAAGGTAAGAGAGGAGCTGGCGGTGCCAGACCCactcccagccctggcaggagagAAAGCATGAATGTCCCGTGTCAGAATAAAAGGGGAATCGTGCAGGTGGCTCTTTTCctacctttcttttctctttttcccctccctcttcttTTGCTCTGCCAGAATTGCCTAAACCCCTGCTACTGGTAGCATAATCAATACTGTTATTGAAGTCTTTCTTCTCCTGTAATGGACCCATGGCAGTGACAGTAAcccctctccaggctgcagcactgctgccatccagagctgcttcccagagaagagaagacaCTGCAGAGGTGCATGTAGGAAAGAGCAGCGTGGTTTAAGTGAAGGCAGACGTGCAGGCAGGCTATATTGGGTTTaagtggcaaggttttggtagtgggaggggttacaggggtggcttctgtgagaagcttctagaagcttcccctgtgtccaacacAGCCAacaccagccggctctaagatggacccaccaccggccaaggccgagccagtcagcgatagtggtagtgcctctggcagaacatatttaagaaggaaaaaaaagttgctgggacagacagaaacggcagtcggagagaggagtgagaacatgtaagagaaacaaccctgcagacccccaggtcagtgcagaaggagggggaggagatgctccaggtgccggagcagagattcccctgcagcctgtgggaaagaccacggtgaggcaggctgtccctctgcagcccagggaggtccacggtggagcagatgtccacctgcagcccggggaggaccccacaccggagcaggcTGAcgcctgaaggaggctgtgacctcCTTCCGTGGGAAgtccgtgctggagcaggctcctggcagaacctgcggatctgtggagagaggagcccacagagcaggttttctggcaggacttgtgaccccgcgggggacccacgctggagcagtgtgctcctgaaggactgcacgctgtggaagacacccatgctggagcagtttgtgaagaactgcagcctgtgggaaggacccacattggagaagttcgtgaaggactgtctcccatgggagggaccccacagtggagcaggggaagagtgtgatgagtcctgcccctgaagaatatgaagcagcagagacaacgtgtgatgaactgaccataacccccattccccatccccctgtgccgctgcggggggtaggtagagaatccggcagtgaagctgtgcccgggaagaagggaggggtggggggaaggtgttttgagatttggttttatttctcattaccctactctggttgatgggcaataaattaagttaattttccccaagttgagcctgttttgcctgtgacggtaattggttgagtgatctctccctatccttatctcgacccatgagccctttgttatattttctctcccctgtccagctgaggcaggggagtgatagaatggctttggcgggcacctggcatctagccagggtcaacccaccacatgcTTTGAACACCCAAAGTGGCACTGGGATCAGAAACCCGCCAGAGAGAGGGCTGGGATGGGAGCGGGGCAAGGACGCCGGCTTCGAGGGAGgcatttcccctccctgcccgtGCACTCACCAGCACTGCGGCCACGAGacctaatttaaaattaaacgAACGGCTGGGGTGTGGGACCCTCATTCCCCACAGCTTTCCCGTCCTTCcctcagctcagcagcaggtATGGCCCCATCTTCACCGTCTGGCTGGGGCTGAAGCCGGCGGTGGTGCTCTGTGGGTATGAGGTGGTGAAGGATGCTCTGCTGGGCCACTCCGAGGAGTTTGGAGGGAGACCTGAAATACCCCTTCTGGTGCAGCTGTCGAAAGACTACGGTAGGTGTCTGGATTTCTTCTAGACACTATTGCTCTCTGGGTGAGCAGAAAGTTCCCGACTGCAGCTGGCCATGCTCAAGTTCAGTGAAGGACTCAACACCCAAGACCTCACACACCCATTTCCCATTCTGCAAGTCCCTCCAACTATTAAGCCTCTTGTCCAAGGACAGTATTAATTCCAGCTAGTCAGTTCCAGCTTTGTTCTGAGTTTCTGCAAAGATCCTCAGCCTTTCGACACTGTGCACACACCAGGGTCATTCCCTGGCTTACTGCCCTATTGCTCCTCAGCTGGGCTCAGAGCAGGGTCCGTGTTCCTGGGGAGGAGCGGCAGGGTGGGCAGGTGAGTGGTCTCCACTGCCTCCCTGCAGGTTTTGTCTCCAGCAATGAGAAGAAGTGGCAGGAGCTGCGGAGGTTCACGCTCAGCACCCTGCGGGACTTCGGGATGGGAAAGAATTCCATGTCGCAATGGGTGCAGCAGGAGGCCCAGCACTTGGTGGAACTACTAGCAAAACTCAAAGGTGACATGGGTCCTGTCCACCCTGGCTCCTGCGGCAGGCAGAGGGCACGCAACAGCCTCACGGGATATGTGTGGTCCCCAGAGCTGTTTGCAATGGCTGGTGCGGATGATCCTCGTAGAGAAAGAGCTTAGACCTAGCCCCATCCCACCCGGAGAGAGCTGCAGGGATGTGGTATGGTCGTGGCTTAAAGGTCAGGGTGGGAGATCCTGCTCCTGAACTGGTGCAGGGGGTGGCAACCACTGAGGAACATTTCAtgccaaaagaacaaaaataggaAACTAAACTGCATGGCATTGAGAATTCACAAATAAGGTACTGCCTTGGTGACACGGGGGTTATCAGGCTGATGTCCTCCTCTCCGACAAAACTGAGCTGTGGCCAGTGCCACCACCTCTTCTGGGGCTTCCTGAATATAAGAGGAGATGGAAGCTCGGTCGTACGCTGGCTCCTCTGCCTCCGATGTGCGGTGATGGTGAGGGGTTTGTTGCTGCAGGGAGATGCTCTGCAGCCCCCCAATCCCCAGGGCACATCAGCAGGAGCCCAAAGCGCCGGGAGAtgcctctgctttcctcagTCCCAAGCACTGGGGAGGGGTTTAGGAGCAGGGCAGTAGATGTAGCAGCCCACAGCTCAGGAGGGCTATTTGCTTTGGCTGTTAGACCTTGGCAGATTCAACCAGGGCTTAGAGTTTAAAGCACAGGGGCTcgaagggagaggaagggcgTTTTCTGTGTTAAAGCAGATAAATAACTGTTGACTTTTTGATGCCTTTCTTGCCTCTTCTGTGGCTGCAGGAAATGCCTTTGAGCCAATGACAGTGTTCAGACATGCGGTTGCCAATGTGATCTGCTCCGTTGTCTTCGGGAGCCGTTACAGCTACAGCAACAAGGCCTTTTGGAGCTACTGAACGTGATCGGGAATTACATcagcttcttcctctccccacttGCCATGGTAGGCGTCCTTGCTGTGCTCAGCACCCTCATGTCTGATGCACTCAGGTGGTCGAGGGATGCTCCTTGGCTTTGGGTCACTCCTTGGCTTTGATGGGACAGCATGGCTTTGAGAGAAGGTGCAGGAGGCTCCGTCCAGGCACCTGAGCCCTCCTGTGCCTCCTCCATGCTCAGGTCTACAACACCTTCCCCAACATCATGCACCACCTCCCAGGGCCACACAAGAAAGTCCTAGCCGAgtgtgagaagctgaaggaCTACATCCGAGGAAGAGTTGAGCTTCACAAGCTGACGCTGGATCCCAGCTGCCCCCGGGACTACATTGACTGTTTCCTTATGAAAGCGGAGAAGGTAGAGGTGGTGCAAAGCGGGGCGAGGGCTACCCTCCAGACCTGGCTGCAGCCTGGAAAATCACCCAGACGATACTGAATCCCCTCCCCACTGCATCCTTGCAGAAGAAGAGCAGCCTGGAGAACATGTACAGCAATGAAGACTTGGTCATGTCAGTATTCAACCCCTTTGGTGCCGGAACAGTGACTACTAGCAACGTCCTGATCTTCTTTCTCTTGATCTTGGCAAAATACCCCCATATTCAAGGTAAGGTCAGCAAAATGCGACTGCTTCCTGTGCCTGAGGAGGTCACGGTGCAGCAAAGGTGCAGACAGATCATCCCAGTCCTGGAGGGCCCGTTTGCAGGAGACCAAAATCATCCTGCATTGGTCACCCAAGGGTGAGAGCCATTAGACACAGATTCACACAGGCCAGAGGGATCCAGCTACCTGCTCCCttttctccatccctgcctgtGCAGATGGCTCCAGACCGGCCTATGGGAGATGCTTTGAACCTGCCTGATCTGGGGAGGTATGCGGACAGAGACCCTATTTCTGGCCTCTACAAGAGGTTGTGCTGGGTTGCTCCCTCTCTGCTAGATCATCCTTTGGCTCTAGGGTAGGTGCCCATGGAGGCCAGTAAGAAATGAGGGGGGATTTTGCACAGCAAGCACTGCAGCTCCACGCCTGCCTTTTCCCCAGCCAAGGTCCAAGAGGAGATTGATGCGGTGGTAGGCACTGGCTGTGCTCCCAGGTCGGAGGACAAGCTGAGGATGCCGTACACCAACGCGGTGATCCACGAGCTGCAGCGCTTCCGCAAGACCCACAAGGAGAACTTCCCGCGGATGACGACGCAGGACGTCGTGTTCAGGGGCCACGCCATCCCCAAGGTAGAAGTTGTGACACTGGAACCTCTGTGTCCCTGAGGggaggggtggcaggggggCTTGAATGAGATTTGCCTTTGCCCCCAGACTGTTTGCTCACTCCTGAAGGTCCCAGGCCTTTCTCAATCCTCGGTGGGAGGAGATGGCGATAACCTTTTAGCAGAGGAGTAGAGGGAGGTGAACGCTGCTGCCGGTTCTGCCCACACACCCGTGTCCCTTGCCTGTCCTGGAAAACACCTCTTTCCCCCAGGAACATGTGCAGggttgctggggctgggagcctGAGCTCGCCCTGGTATGGGACCAAGCCAGCCCCCCGCTACTCGGCAGATCTGGGGATGGCCACCCATCCTGGTTTGACTGCAAGCATTTTGTACAGCACCCACCTTGAAGGAACACCTCCCTCCTTTGGACTTTGTGCAGTGAGAGGGGTTTTAACATAAATCAATGGCAATAACTCAATAATTTCTGTCTCATGAGCTGTGCAGAGACCGGCAGGACCATGGAGACAGTGGAGCCCCATGTTAGTTGTCCCTGCCTGGCATAGAACCATCGCTCCGGGCTGCCTCCCCACAGGCATCTGGGTGGGCATCGGGGTGTGCACCCAGCCTCCCCGCCGTGCTCCTCAGACATTCCTCACTTGCTAATCCATCTCAGCAGAGCCCTGTGTCGTGGTACTGATGTCCCTCCTTGttcccctgctccatccctctccTGCAGGGCACAACTGTTATTCCgttattttattctgtgcatACGGATTCAACCCAGTGGGAGAACCCCAAAGAAGTCAACCCAGGCCACTCTTGGTTGAGAAGGGCAAGTTCAGGAAGCGCGAATCCTTCCTGGCTTTCTCGGCAGGTCAGTGCTCAGCCCCGCATGCCGCCTttgcctgcaccctgcctgcagtGGCTCTGCTCCAGGGACCACCAGCATGAATATCGGTTGGCACCAAAGTTATACCTTAATATGAGCTTTCTCGCTTTCCTTttacactctttttttccccaaatgctgGATGAAGCCATCAGCCCAGTGCTCACCCTCTGCTTTCTGTTCCCCCAGGGGAGCGGGTGTGCCCAGGAGAGGCACTGGCTCGCATGgagctcttccttttcctcaccACGCTGCTGCAGAGCTTCACCTTCCAGCTTGCCATCGAGTACGAGATGGATTTACTCTCCCTATGGCTTGAGATAGAGAGGGGGGCGATACCAGGCAAGTTCTTCGCTATTCGACGCCGGGTGTCCTCTTAAGCTGAAAGCTGcggggagaaggaaggggtcTTCCAGGTGCCTTCATTTCTTCCGAAGTCAGAGCAAGCCATGCAACCATGAAtgctacagcagcagccaccaagCAGGAGGGTCGCTTTGAACTTCGAGCTTCTCCTCAGAGAACTGCCACACATCTCTGCCACCAGCTCCATGGGCAACCTGCTCCCAACCCTTCCCTTCCACATCCCAGTAACATGAGGAAGACAGTACTGGTTTTCCTCCTCCCGTACCTATCGGCTCTGATTGAGCCTCTAGCTCCATgtggcagggctgctcccccAGCTGAGCTGGGCACCCCTTCATTTGGTGAGAGATTAAGAGTGcttctgcaataaaaataactgtggtAACTGGATGCTGGTGTTCATAAGGACATTCACAGTGCCTCTTGATGTAAGGGCGGTGATGCTCAGGCTTCCCTGCCCTTCA from Aquila chrysaetos chrysaetos chromosome 5, bAquChr1.4, whole genome shotgun sequence carries:
- the LOC115341565 gene encoding LOW QUALITY PROTEIN: cytochrome P450 2C5-like (The sequence of the model RefSeq protein was modified relative to this genomic sequence to represent the inferred CDS: inserted 2 bases in 2 codons), whose product is MDPGSAGVLVILFLLSILWFLVWRSNKKRSQLPPGPAPWPVLGNLWQKDVLPLYRTYKKLSSRYGPIFTVWLGLKPAVVLCGYEVVKDALLGHSEEFGGRPEIPLLVQLSKDYGFVSSNEKKWQELRRFTLSTLRDFGMGKNSMSQWVQQEAQHLVELLAKLKGNAFEPMTVFRHAVANVICSVVFGSRYSYSNKAFXELLNVIGNYISFFLSPLAMVYNTFPNIMHHLPGPHKKVLAECEKLKDYIRGRVELHKLTLDPSCPRDYIDCFLMKAEKKKSSLENMYSNEDLVMSVFNPFGAGTVTTSNVLIFFLLILAKYPHIQAKVQEEIDAVVGTGCAPRSEDKLRMPYTNAVIHELQRFRKTHKENFPRMTTQDVVFRGHAIPKGTTVIPLFYSVHTDSTQWENPKEVNPGHXLVEKGKFRKRESFLAFSAGERVCPGEALARMELFLFLTTLLQSFTFQLAIEYEMDLLSLWLEIERGAIPGKFFAIRRRVSS